ACTTAATGTAATATGTGGAGTACATTaggtaaaataacaaaataaaatatgtgagaATAGCATATCAAAACTGTAGactcttcaataaaatattaataccatatgataaaaatgcatttctttgGCGTATAGTCTATAAAGAAAACTGAACAATACTTTCTAAGGCCACAGCAAATACCCATCTattgctaaaacaaaacaaaagaaatacacacTTCCCTTTGAGAATTTTAGATGCGTGTTTTAACAGTCATTAGAAGATTAGAGAGGTGGGAGAGCACAGCCTAAAAGGCTGACTGTTAATACCAGATTTTCTGTGCATAGTGGGACAAAACAAAGCATtgtttttgaataaaatataacatgacaatatataaaatataatagcaGCTACCATTTACGAATTCCTTATTTGGGGCCTGGCATTGTACCATGTACTTTATCATTATTGTCACCCAATCCTACCAAGTAGGtataattttccttgtttcaAAGATGGAGATGCTGAGGTTTATAGAGGTCACAGAGATTCTAAGCCAGGATCCCCACTCAGGTCTCTATATTATACACCATTGCCCTGAGGAAAAACTTCTATGTCACATGGCAAACATTCTACCATGCTCTGCTGTGATAATTGTTTAATATTCCAATAAATTCATCTTATTCTTTGTTTGAGGTTTCCTTAATCAGCTATTCCACCATTCACTTCTGCAAAATCCATAATCttatttaaatgcatatatttccAACTTGTATTAAGGAATAAGAAAAGTACCACTAATACACAATTGAGATCTCAGACTTTGAAAAATCTAATCTTTATCATGATAGTGATTATTTCTACGACTATGAATCATCATATAGATACTCTTTGATGTATCTATAGTACCCACAAGGGTCACTGAATTCCAATAAACATTCACAAATAAAAACTACCTCTAATTAGCCATTTAACGAGGATAGTTAACACCTATGAAAACCAATAATACTTAACTTAAGCCAGTATTACTTAAAGAATAGCCCATGGGCTGCTATTGGTCCACTAATCCTCTCCAGATAACCCATGAACTAATCCCTCGAAAACAATATGTAGAAACATGACACATCACCTAAATTTCTGGCTTGAATTAACACTCACTGGTGAGTCACGCTCACCATGTCTCATCAAAAGCTATGCCACTCTCTCCATAAATTTCGGTGAGTTTCTGGCTTACACAAGTAGAAATCCACTAGGGTATGGATTAAGAATCTTTTATCCTTCTAAGATAAAAAGTTTAATCCCAAAGATATATGTGATGTTGCCTGGTTccataattaattataaaaataagaattttttcaagtaaaagaaaaggaatttaaaatattcaagtatTTAAAAGGGATATTTCATACTTTCAAgtacaatatttttcaaaatagcaCAACTTCCCCCATGTTAAGCTTACCTTGTAGATGGCATTATATTTGAAGCCCTGAATTTTGTTGTAAACGGATTAGTTGACTCATAATCAAAATAGTCCTGACGATTTTCACTAAATGCATTAGGTGATTTCAAGTCACAAGGGCTATCGGATCCCCCATTGTTAAGTTTATCAGATCTTCTGCTATCCTTTTTTCCAGTCACTCTTTCAAATAGGCTaactttctcccttttctctcttttattttcttttcttacttcaactgattttgaaaataaattcatgctgCTGTCCCATGACTCATTGCTTTCTTCAAATGGATTTTTCTTCCTTGGCAGTGTTGCAAATTTTTGGGGTAATGAAGCAGTCACATTTGTAAATGGGTCATTTTGTCTTCCGAAAGACGATTCACCTTCATCCACACTGCTGTCAGGTTGGTTCATTTTAGAAGTATCAAAGCTTAATGTTCTTCTGTGTGGAGATTTGAGACTTCCTGCAAACAATTTCGTAGTTAGAACATAATCAGTGACACATTACATCACACTATTTGACACATTCTCTGTGCACACTGCTGCTTTTAGAATGAGAGCAATTAGCTATTTCAAGATATTAACCTTTAAAATAATCAAGGAAAACAATCTTAAAACACTAAGGTATGGCAGTTTAAAGTATGTGGGGTAATAACAATTAGTATATGGCTAGATGATCAGGAATTTACTAAGCTCAGAAAGGAACAACCACATACACAAACTATAATGTCAAAACCAGAGGTTCTACTTGGCATGATAGTGCTATAAATTCTCAAAGACTTTTATGCATCACTAGCATTAAATTTACTTTCTTACTTCTGAACATAAAAGGTTTTTTCTAGGAACTTTCTGATTAAATGGAATATTCATTTATGCTTTAGGCTTTCAAGACAGGAAGATACAGCAGTAAAAACAGAAATCAGGCCAGGAAAAGCAACTGGGACTCGTTTTTATTATCATCtaataatataaatacaataCGGAATACAGATAAGTTCTCTCTTTAATAAAACTATCAATTTTGAGTATAGTATCAATTTTGAATATAGtatcatcaataaatatttgatgactaaatttagaaaatactaCTAAGAAactgcaatttttattttctaattttagaagTTAAACTTTAAAACTTAAAAGGGTAGTTCAGACCACTGAGCATACAATCAGAAAGAATGTGTCACTTACCACTTTCCGGAACTGCTCCAAAGGACTCTATCTGGCGTCCGAGAAGATGTGTTTGACCAACAGTGCCAGACTTCAGTTTCTCAGAAGACATGTGGGCCCCAGTTAAATCAGACATTGAGTGTGCTGAAGAGAGTCGCTGAGGACCCAAAAGGAAAGGCTTTTTTGGTTTGGATTTCATCTGTGTTTCACCACTTGAAAATTCAGTATTGGCATCAGGCATGTGAGAACTTGGAATGATTGCAGAAGATGTATCAGAAAATGTCCCATCACTTTTTCTACCTTTCATCTTATCTTTTAATTTTGCAAAAGGAGATCTTGTTTTGTCCTTCATTGATAAGTCAAACATACTTGCTGTCATATTGTTCCTCATGAATTGAATATTGACCTTTATCTCACCCCTCTTTTTGGCTCTTTTTCCTTGTTTGGATTCTAATCTAAACCAccttaaagagaaggaaaaactgGGTTGTAACACGTAATGAAGAGAGGAAACGGAGCTTTGTTACATACAAATAGTTTTTCAGGTAAAGTTGCTACCCATCAAGGCACTCCAAGCACTGGACAAGAATCTGTCAGCCAGAGTGCTTCTGGTTTTACTCAtcgttcaattttaaaaaaaccgATCCCTGGCTCTGTGATGTGACATGTACTGAAGGAACAGGTCTTCAGTAAGT
This genomic stretch from Diceros bicornis minor isolate mBicDic1 chromosome 6, mDicBic1.mat.cur, whole genome shotgun sequence harbors:
- the RAB11FIP2 gene encoding rab11 family-interacting protein 2; translated protein: MMLSEQAQKWFPTHVQVTVLQAKDLKPKGKSGTNDTYTIIQLGKEKYSTSVAEKTLEPVWKEEASFELPGLLMQGNPEKYILFLIVMHRSLVGLDKFLGQVAINLNDIFEDKQRRKTEWFRLESKQGKRAKKRGEIKVNIQFMRNNMTASMFDLSMKDKTRSPFAKLKDKMKGRKSDGTFSDTSSAIIPSSHMPDANTEFSSGETQMKSKPKKPFLLGPQRLSSAHSMSDLTGAHMSSEKLKSGTVGQTHLLGRQIESFGAVPESGSLKSPHRRTLSFDTSKMNQPDSSVDEGESSFGRQNDPFTNVTASLPQKFATLPRKKNPFEESNESWDSSMNLFSKSVEVRKENKREKREKVSLFERVTGKKDSRRSDKLNNGGSDSPCDLKSPNAFSENRQDYFDYESTNPFTTKFRASNIMPSTSFHMNLTSNEDLRKIPDSNPFDATAGYRGLTYEEVLQELVKHKELLRRKDTHIRELEDYIDNLLVRVMEETPSILRVPYEPSRKAGKFSNS